One genomic segment of Bacteroidota bacterium includes these proteins:
- a CDS encoding c-type cytochrome — MAQDNRKTFSLFLYIAGAVIITLVIVILFRNKSAKDVSSNPDTWPRFDVNDLPADSSGKMIRYGYSLLTETSNIVGPDVKDTAMRFAGNNLECRNCHFDAGLVKNTYNLVGVANRYPSIDKSTGQSTSLIQRVNGCFIRSMNGRPMPENNFEMRSIIAYLNWISSGVPKDLEGINIKDVEKLNRAPDALRGKSVFANNCMSCHADLGLGVLKNPEIHGGVKYIIPPIAGNDSFNDAAGMGSMEFLVKFLKTQMPKNKPGSLSLEDAYDCAAYVLTLQRPHYNNK, encoded by the coding sequence ATGGCTCAAGATAACAGAAAGACCTTCAGTTTGTTCCTGTATATTGCCGGAGCTGTCATTATAACTCTGGTTATAGTGATTCTGTTCCGCAATAAATCAGCAAAAGATGTTTCATCCAACCCGGATACCTGGCCCCGCTTTGATGTAAACGATTTGCCCGCCGATTCATCCGGTAAAATGATTCGCTACGGTTATAGTTTATTAACGGAGACTTCCAACATTGTGGGTCCCGATGTGAAAGATACAGCAATGCGCTTCGCAGGCAATAATCTCGAATGCCGAAACTGCCACTTCGATGCAGGACTTGTAAAAAACACTTACAATCTTGTCGGAGTTGCGAACCGATATCCTTCTATAGATAAATCCACAGGGCAATCAACTTCATTAATTCAGAGAGTAAACGGCTGCTTTATAAGAAGCATGAACGGAAGACCAATGCCTGAAAATAATTTTGAGATGAGAAGCATTATTGCTTACCTGAACTGGATAAGCAGCGGAGTGCCTAAGGACCTGGAAGGAATAAATATAAAAGATGTTGAAAAGCTAAACCGCGCGCCTGATGCCTTAAGAGGGAAATCAGTTTTTGCAAATAATTGTATGAGCTGCCATGCTGATTTAGGTCTGGGAGTTTTAAAAAATCCTGAGATACATGGAGGCGTGAAATATATTATCCCGCCTATTGCCGGAAATGATTCTTTCAATGATGCAGCAGGAATGGGAAGCATGGAGTTTCTTGTAAAGTTTCTGAAAACTCAGATGCCAAAAAATAAACCCGGCTCGCTTTCACTTGAAGATGCTTACGATTGCGCTGCATATGTGTTAACTTTACAGCGGCCGCATTATAATAATAAATAA
- a CDS encoding DNA internalization-related competence protein ComEC/Rec2 — MLHLLKNIPAVKFFIVFALGVIAGNIFFLSAQYLFYSVLILFLFNLILFYKSPENNFRHILLFLLIFIAGVFKSNIDFNLTEANSIKKFPDSGKNNYVQLTGIIKNIPDYDSGRVRFVLESENLVTMKDSFNVAGDVIVRIFKSGQKIEENAKELEEGDRVSLIGRISTPEPMRNPDEFDYKRYLQLQGIDKIFTVNGYNFYEVTSKNNLGFLDKYIIYPSKKFALNNINRFVPGDEGAFLKAIVTGERTDITREMKVDFVNAGVMHLIAVSGLNIAYVIIFLTILFSILRIPQPYRLIIIIILLFYYCLFTGSSPSIVRATFMGVIILTGFQIQRKIIIYNVIGFSGLLMLLYDSKQLFDPSFILSFAAVISIVFLYKRFEDLFIQRVKANTLWKKFLFWMMVTFFITLAAQIGTLPLTALYFNKLSLVALFVNIFSVWASNISLALGFLQILIGIFSDFLSSIIGETNYWFLKAQLWLIKYSAQLPFSYVNIYKFSFANLVLYLAFIINLFTLKKYNLKFRGTLAVLIIAAFYLTNLDFNRNLKIAFLDVGQGDCAVIKTPEGKTILIDAGGQNFNYNAGENTVTPYLKRNDIDKIDLLVYTHLHMDHIGGLKYILENFQVDNILESGQRYNSPYVNSIDSIIRAKKIPRSVMRFGDVIKSDEFRLYCLFPNEEFVKLSSDYSNSNLNNGSVVLKFKYKDTEVLFTGDAEKEAERFIVNSYGKFLSADILKAGHHGSITSTTIPLAIKCNPKITLISCGLYNIYNHPSDIVLRRLKLLGSEIYRTDLDGALILESDGKKIDVTDWK, encoded by the coding sequence ATGCTGCATTTACTGAAAAATATTCCTGCTGTAAAATTTTTTATAGTCTTTGCACTGGGTGTGATTGCAGGTAATATATTCTTCTTATCAGCTCAATATCTTTTCTATTCTGTTTTAATATTATTCCTTTTTAATCTCATTTTATTTTATAAATCACCGGAAAATAATTTCAGACACATCTTATTATTCCTTTTGATTTTCATCGCGGGAGTATTTAAGTCAAACATAGATTTCAATTTAACAGAAGCAAACTCAATTAAAAAATTTCCTGATTCGGGTAAAAATAATTACGTTCAGTTAACAGGTATAATAAAAAATATTCCTGATTACGATTCCGGGAGAGTAAGATTTGTTCTGGAGTCGGAAAATTTAGTTACGATGAAGGACAGTTTTAATGTTGCCGGAGATGTGATAGTAAGAATTTTCAAAAGCGGACAGAAGATTGAAGAGAATGCAAAGGAACTGGAGGAAGGGGACAGGGTAAGTTTGATAGGAAGAATAAGTACTCCGGAGCCAATGAGAAATCCCGACGAGTTCGATTACAAAAGATATCTCCAATTGCAGGGAATAGATAAAATATTTACAGTAAACGGTTACAATTTTTATGAAGTTACTTCGAAGAATAATTTAGGTTTTCTTGATAAGTATATTATTTATCCTTCAAAGAAGTTTGCGCTGAATAATATAAACAGATTTGTACCCGGTGACGAAGGCGCATTTCTGAAAGCAATTGTTACAGGCGAACGGACGGATATAACACGTGAAATGAAAGTTGATTTCGTCAATGCAGGTGTGATGCACCTGATTGCTGTATCGGGACTGAACATTGCATACGTTATTATTTTTCTTACGATACTTTTTTCTATTCTCAGAATTCCCCAGCCTTACAGATTAATAATTATTATTATTTTACTTTTCTATTACTGCCTGTTTACGGGAAGCTCGCCTTCAATTGTAAGAGCAACTTTTATGGGAGTGATTATACTCACGGGATTTCAAATCCAGCGGAAGATAATTATCTATAATGTCATAGGATTTTCAGGATTGCTCATGCTTCTGTACGATTCAAAACAATTATTTGACCCAAGCTTTATTTTATCATTTGCAGCGGTTATATCAATAGTATTCTTATACAAAAGATTTGAAGATTTATTTATCCAAAGAGTGAAGGCAAATACCTTGTGGAAGAAATTTTTATTCTGGATGATGGTAACATTCTTTATAACGTTAGCTGCGCAAATAGGGACGCTTCCCTTAACTGCTCTTTACTTCAACAAATTATCACTCGTTGCATTATTCGTAAATATATTTTCAGTCTGGGCATCGAACATCTCTCTTGCACTGGGATTTTTACAAATTCTTATCGGAATATTCTCGGATTTTCTCTCATCAATCATAGGAGAAACGAATTACTGGTTCCTGAAAGCACAGCTTTGGCTTATAAAATATTCTGCGCAGCTTCCGTTCAGCTACGTTAATATTTATAAATTCTCTTTTGCGAATCTTGTACTCTATTTAGCTTTTATAATAAATCTATTCACTCTTAAAAAATACAATCTAAAGTTCAGAGGTACTCTAGCTGTTTTAATTATAGCCGCATTTTATCTGACGAATTTAGATTTTAATAGGAATTTAAAAATTGCATTTCTTGATGTAGGGCAGGGAGACTGCGCAGTTATTAAAACTCCTGAGGGAAAAACAATTCTGATTGATGCCGGCGGACAAAATTTTAACTACAATGCAGGAGAGAATACTGTTACTCCTTATTTAAAACGTAACGATATAGATAAAATTGATTTACTGGTTTACACTCATCTGCATATGGATCACATAGGTGGATTGAAGTACATCCTTGAAAATTTTCAGGTAGATAACATTCTTGAAAGCGGGCAAAGATATAACAGTCCCTATGTAAATTCCATAGACAGCATTATCAGAGCTAAGAAAATTCCCCGAAGTGTGATGAGGTTCGGCGATGTTATCAAGTCAGATGAGTTCAGGCTATACTGCTTGTTTCCCAATGAAGAATTCGTAAAGTTATCGTCAGATTATTCTAATTCAAATTTGAATAACGGCTCAGTTGTTTTAAAATTCAAATATAAAGATACGGAAGTGTTATTCACAGGTGATGCTGAGAAGGAGGCGGAAAGATTTATTGTTAACAGCTACGGAAAATTTTTAAGCGCAGATATTTTAAAGGCAGGTCATCACGGAAGCATTACATCTACTACGATTCCATTAGCAATTAAATGTAATCCGAAGATTACTTTGATTTCATGCGGGCTATATAATATTTACAATCATCCTTCAGATATAGTTTTAAGAAGATTGAAGTTACTCGGCAGCGAAATTTATAGAACGGATCTGGACGGCGCGCTGATACTAGAAAGCGACGGAAAGAAGATAGATGTTACAGACTGGAAATAA
- a CDS encoding carboxypeptidase regulatory-like domain-containing protein, with protein MTKIYFILFSLIVFVSGCSSVDVNVLEVYKKEFGKNAQSKNDPTKQFNNLDLTPVGKYAGKTTDGGKISGKVASASNYEVAFALISFGKVEKGKETVFSNLKSDSKGNFEIINLEPGTYKIVSMQVGYGLTIIDNIDLNSPNSSKDVELILNKN; from the coding sequence ATGACAAAAATTTATTTTATACTTTTTTCACTCATTGTTTTTGTTTCAGGCTGCTCTTCAGTAGATGTGAACGTGCTTGAAGTTTATAAGAAGGAATTCGGTAAAAATGCGCAGAGCAAAAACGATCCGACAAAACAATTCAATAATCTTGATTTAACGCCTGTTGGGAAATATGCAGGCAAAACGACTGACGGCGGGAAAATTTCCGGTAAAGTTGCAAGCGCTTCAAACTATGAAGTTGCCTTCGCTCTTATTTCATTCGGTAAAGTTGAAAAAGGAAAGGAAACAGTTTTCAGTAATCTTAAATCAGATTCAAAAGGAAACTTCGAAATAATAAATCTGGAGCCCGGAACATACAAAATTGTTTCCATGCAGGTAGGTTACGGACTTACTATTATAGATAATATAGATTTAAATTCTCCAAATTCATCAAAAGATGTGGAATTAATTTTAAACAAAAATTAA
- a CDS encoding YjbH domain-containing protein encodes MKIILSIILIFFISSRIFSQNFYGVSGYIRTPDSRTVPFKAANFGASIVHDSKYIGEGDMHLSTGEHFVYALGIYAAAGVLPGLEISLRHGRQLDREGLEIYSGRTMSIKWNPIDESEKYPAFAVGIQDLLGGSCCRDFNSLYFTASKNFKTGKQIQTYATVGLGTNLWTKITGYAYQKIKGFFGAFETNFTPYFSVMGEYDSQFFNSGVKYNFKNFITLRVLTTQFKYYGVMTDIKFSL; translated from the coding sequence ATGAAAATAATTCTATCCATAATATTAATTTTTTTTATCAGCTCCCGGATTTTTTCTCAGAATTTTTACGGAGTATCCGGTTATATAAGAACACCCGATTCCAGAACCGTTCCCTTCAAAGCCGCTAATTTCGGAGCATCTATTGTGCACGACTCAAAATATATCGGTGAAGGAGACATGCATCTTTCAACAGGTGAGCATTTTGTCTATGCATTGGGAATTTATGCAGCTGCAGGTGTATTGCCGGGCTTAGAAATAAGCCTGAGGCACGGACGTCAGCTGGACAGAGAAGGACTGGAAATTTACAGCGGAAGAACCATGAGTATAAAATGGAATCCTATTGATGAGTCTGAAAAATATCCGGCATTTGCAGTCGGCATTCAGGACCTTCTCGGAGGCTCGTGCTGCCGTGATTTTAACTCACTTTATTTTACTGCATCAAAAAATTTTAAAACCGGTAAACAGATACAGACTTATGCAACTGTCGGACTCGGAACTAACCTCTGGACAAAAATAACAGGTTATGCTTATCAGAAAATAAAAGGTTTCTTTGGAGCTTTTGAAACAAATTTCACTCCGTATTTTTCTGTTATGGGCGAGTATGACTCTCAGTTTTTTAACAGCGGAGTAAAATATAACTTCAAAAATTTTATTACACTGAGAGTACTCACAACACAATTCAAGTATTACGGTGTTATGACTGACATTAAATTTTCTCTTTAA
- a CDS encoding thymidine phosphorylase, translating into MNPVEIIKLKRNKHALTRQHIDFFITGYLEGKIPEYQMSALLMAIYFNGMNDEETFYLTEAILYSGKVIDLDFINGAKVDKHSTGGVGDKISLVLAPVVAACGIYVPMISGRGLGHTGGTLDKLESIPGFKIDYPIEDFKKILAQIGVVMSGQTKDLAPADKRIYALRDVTATVENVSLITASIMSKKIAEGADGLVFDVKIGNGSNLPDYDLSLKLSKNLLEVSKKFGKKAIAVLTAMDEPLGNKIGNWLEVEESLEMLTGVNIPDSNKVNNVLSGAMIYLGGKANSLEEGERISQEKLSDGTALDKFYEMVSIQNGDLEYIKDWKNLKRPAHSKLIRAQSNGYISEMKAVDFGFAAIDLGCGRKKTDDKIDYLAGIILKKKVGSEIKVGEPICEIFAEEESKLFHAEERIHKAIKFTDTKPEEKKLIIDILD; encoded by the coding sequence ATGAACCCAGTCGAAATAATAAAACTCAAAAGAAACAAACACGCACTTACAAGACAACACATCGATTTCTTCATAACGGGCTACTTAGAAGGAAAAATTCCCGAATACCAGATGTCGGCATTACTTATGGCAATCTATTTTAACGGAATGAACGATGAAGAAACTTTCTACCTCACAGAAGCTATTCTCTATAGCGGAAAAGTTATTGATTTAGATTTTATAAATGGAGCTAAAGTTGATAAACATTCAACAGGCGGAGTAGGTGATAAAATCTCTCTCGTCCTCGCACCAGTAGTAGCAGCATGCGGAATTTATGTACCAATGATATCAGGCCGCGGTCTCGGACACACAGGCGGTACACTGGATAAGCTTGAATCAATTCCCGGATTCAAAATAGATTACCCTATCGAAGATTTCAAAAAAATTCTAGCACAAATTGGAGTAGTAATGAGCGGGCAAACTAAAGACCTTGCTCCCGCCGATAAAAGAATTTATGCGCTTCGCGATGTAACGGCTACAGTTGAAAACGTCTCGCTTATTACTGCCAGCATAATGAGCAAAAAAATTGCCGAAGGAGCAGACGGATTGGTATTTGATGTAAAAATCGGTAACGGCTCTAACCTTCCTGACTATGACTTATCATTAAAGCTTTCAAAAAATCTTTTAGAGGTCTCAAAGAAATTTGGTAAGAAGGCTATCGCGGTATTAACTGCAATGGATGAACCGCTCGGAAATAAAATCGGGAACTGGCTTGAAGTTGAAGAGTCCCTTGAGATGCTTACAGGTGTTAATATACCCGATTCAAACAAAGTGAATAACGTTCTCAGCGGAGCAATGATTTACCTCGGCGGAAAAGCAAATTCACTCGAAGAAGGTGAAAGAATATCACAGGAAAAATTATCAGACGGTACAGCACTTGATAAATTCTACGAAATGGTTTCTATACAGAACGGTGATTTAGAATATATTAAGGACTGGAAAAATTTAAAACGTCCGGCACATTCTAAGTTAATACGCGCGCAGTCAAACGGATATATTTCTGAAATGAAGGCAGTTGATTTTGGATTTGCAGCAATTGATTTAGGCTGCGGAAGAAAAAAGACTGATGATAAGATTGATTATCTTGCAGGAATTATTTTAAAGAAAAAAGTCGGTAGCGAAATAAAAGTGGGGGAACCCATCTGTGAAATATTTGCAGAAGAAGAATCAAAATTATTCCACGCAGAGGAAAGAATCCATAAAGCAATAAAATTTACTGATACAAAACCTGAAGAGAAGAAACTTATAATAGATATTTTAGACTAG
- a CDS encoding thermonuclease family protein, whose amino-acid sequence MIKFFIKSVSTLLTLAIIGYIAYKYVSPKLESVGKDEQSEYILVERVVDGDTFKMAGGERVRLLGIDTPEKFQSSKLDKDSKKSGQDKKTIQILGQAASDYVKKLAEGKKVKLVKEPGTDKDKYGRSLRYVYLEDGTLINAKILQDGYANVYPTPISKIEEFRKYEREAREKKRGLWGDVKGLKQFE is encoded by the coding sequence ATGATTAAATTTTTTATAAAGTCAGTATCTACTCTGCTGACGCTTGCAATAATAGGATACATTGCTTATAAATATGTATCGCCGAAGCTGGAATCAGTCGGAAAAGATGAGCAGTCAGAATACATTCTTGTCGAAAGAGTAGTTGACGGAGATACATTTAAGATGGCAGGGGGAGAACGGGTGAGATTATTAGGGATAGATACGCCTGAAAAATTTCAATCGAGTAAATTAGATAAGGATTCAAAAAAATCCGGACAGGATAAAAAAACAATTCAGATTTTAGGACAGGCAGCATCGGACTATGTAAAAAAACTGGCTGAAGGAAAAAAAGTAAAATTAGTAAAAGAACCGGGAACCGATAAAGATAAATACGGTAGAAGTTTAAGATACGTTTATCTTGAAGACGGCACACTAATTAACGCAAAAATTTTACAGGACGGATATGCAAATGTATACCCGACTCCAATCTCAAAGATAGAAGAATTCAGGAAATACGAACGCGAAGCAAGAGAGAAGAAACGCGGACTATGGGGAGATGTAAAAGGACTTAAGCAATTCGAGTAA
- a CDS encoding M23 family metallopeptidase, which yields MRLNRDGILQKKEAIDSMYRWTNQMWDYLETLVKAKKMKKYSDKEWVFPVRGYTSAAIGGHNGSGYITSGFDFFEVNSGGHPAHDIFISDANQDAIDDNTGKPVEILSMSGGMVVETRTNWTPEMTDIKGGNIVYVYDNFTNGLFYYAHLKEVYVKVGDIVKPGTTLGIMGRTGKNAYPSRSPTHLHLMYVRSHDGDLQPENIYDDLIKDKTIK from the coding sequence ATGCGTCTGAACCGCGACGGAATTCTTCAGAAAAAAGAAGCAATTGATTCAATGTACAGATGGACAAATCAAATGTGGGACTATCTTGAAACTCTTGTGAAGGCAAAGAAGATGAAAAAATATTCCGATAAGGAATGGGTTTTCCCCGTGAGAGGCTATACATCTGCAGCTATCGGGGGACATAACGGAAGCGGATACATTACAAGCGGATTTGATTTTTTTGAAGTGAATTCAGGCGGACATCCGGCTCACGATATTTTTATAAGCGATGCAAATCAGGATGCAATTGATGATAATACGGGCAAGCCCGTTGAAATACTTTCTATGAGCGGAGGAATGGTTGTTGAAACGCGGACTAACTGGACTCCCGAAATGACGGACATTAAAGGCGGAAATATTGTTTATGTATATGATAACTTTACGAACGGACTTTTTTATTATGCGCATCTGAAGGAAGTTTATGTAAAGGTCGGTGATATTGTTAAGCCCGGAACAACATTAGGTATAATGGGACGCACGGGAAAGAATGCATATCCTTCACGCTCCCCAACTCATCTACACCTTATGTACGTTCGTTCGCACGACGGTGATTTACAGCCGGAAAATATTTACGATGATTTAATAAAAGATAAAACCATAAAATAA
- the guaB gene encoding IMP dehydrogenase, producing MKSDKILELAITFDDVLLVPAKSRVLPRDVELKTKLTANIELNIPVLSSAMDTVTESNMAIAIAREGGIGIIHKNMSIARQADEVDKVKRSESGMIMDPITLTSDKKIKDALAIMSRFSISGIPIVDAKNKLQGILTNRDLRFEPNEETLISEIMTKENLITAPAGTNLTEAELILQKHKIEKLLVVDKAGNLKGLITFKDIQKRKRFPLACKDKFGRLRAGAAVGIAADTIERVTALVAKGVDVIVVDTAHGHSQGVVDMVKLIKKSFKVDLIAGNVATGEATYDLIQAGADGIKVGIGAGSICTTRIIAGVGVPQISAIIECAKIAHQYKIPLIADGGIKQTGDIPKAIAAGADSIMVGGMLAGTDETPGEKVLYEGRSYKVYRGMGSLEAMKEGSKDRYFQDAEDDIKKLVPEGIEGIVPYKGALGETIYQIVGGLRAAMGYCGAKNIHEMKTKTKFVQITNAGLKESHPHDVKITKEAPNYSIK from the coding sequence ATGAAATCTGATAAAATTCTTGAACTCGCAATTACTTTTGATGATGTCCTTCTCGTTCCCGCAAAATCCAGAGTGCTTCCCCGCGATGTTGAGCTGAAAACAAAACTGACAGCGAACATCGAGCTGAACATTCCTGTTCTCTCCTCTGCTATGGATACGGTAACTGAAAGCAATATGGCAATTGCCATTGCCCGCGAAGGCGGCATAGGTATTATTCATAAGAATATGAGCATTGCAAGGCAGGCAGATGAAGTGGATAAGGTTAAACGAAGCGAGAGCGGAATGATAATGGACCCGATAACGCTGACCTCCGATAAGAAAATAAAAGATGCGCTGGCAATTATGTCCCGCTTCAGCATATCAGGTATTCCGATTGTAGATGCGAAAAATAAATTGCAGGGAATTCTGACTAACAGGGATTTACGATTTGAGCCGAACGAAGAGACGCTTATATCTGAAATTATGACTAAGGAAAATTTAATCACTGCTCCCGCTGGTACAAATTTAACCGAAGCAGAATTAATTCTTCAGAAGCATAAAATTGAAAAGCTGCTTGTAGTGGATAAGGCAGGAAATTTAAAAGGACTAATCACATTCAAAGATATTCAGAAGAGAAAAAGATTTCCGCTCGCATGCAAAGATAAATTCGGAAGGTTAAGAGCAGGCGCTGCCGTAGGTATTGCTGCCGATACAATTGAAAGAGTAACAGCATTAGTCGCAAAAGGTGTTGATGTAATTGTAGTTGATACGGCGCACGGACACTCGCAAGGTGTTGTTGATATGGTAAAGCTTATAAAAAAATCTTTCAAAGTAGATTTAATCGCAGGCAATGTTGCAACGGGAGAAGCGACTTACGATTTAATTCAGGCAGGAGCAGACGGAATAAAGGTCGGCATCGGCGCAGGGTCAATCTGCACAACAAGAATTATTGCCGGAGTCGGAGTTCCACAGATATCTGCAATTATAGAGTGCGCTAAGATTGCTCATCAGTATAAAATACCGTTGATAGCAGATGGCGGCATAAAGCAGACGGGAGATATTCCAAAAGCAATTGCAGCAGGAGCGGATTCAATTATGGTCGGCGGAATGCTTGCAGGCACGGATGAAACCCCCGGCGAAAAAGTTTTGTATGAAGGAAGAAGCTATAAGGTTTACAGAGGTATGGGCTCACTTGAAGCAATGAAGGAAGGCTCGAAGGACAGATATTTTCAGGATGCAGAAGATGATATTAAAAAATTAGTACCTGAGGGCATTGAAGGAATTGTACCATATAAAGGAGCGCTTGGTGAGACAATTTATCAAATTGTGGGCGGACTTCGCGCTGCAATGGGTTACTGCGGAGCAAAAAATATTCACGAAATGAAAACGAAAACTAAGTTTGTTCAGATAACAAATGCAGGACTGAAAGAATCACATCCGCATGATGTGAAGATAACGAAGGAAGCGCCTAATTATAGTATAAAGTAA
- a CDS encoding DinB family protein: MFRTIEDFSNEWTYEYEATLKLFGNLTNETLNTEIKPGGRDIGFLAWHMVETISEMLKTAGLTDIDELHDLDKSVRNVHKIKSDYERLSKQALEAVKDQWTDEKLLEKVPMYGEEWYKGFVLQCLILHQAHHRGQMEVLMRQAGLKVTGIYGPAEEEWSLMGMEPQK; encoded by the coding sequence ATGTTCAGAACAATTGAAGATTTTTCAAACGAGTGGACTTACGAATACGAAGCCACATTAAAATTATTCGGCAACTTAACCAACGAAACTCTTAATACGGAAATAAAACCGGGCGGAAGAGATATCGGCTTCCTTGCATGGCATATGGTTGAAACAATTTCTGAAATGCTCAAGACTGCAGGCTTAACTGATATCGATGAACTGCACGACTTAGATAAAAGCGTAAGAAATGTTCACAAGATAAAATCAGATTACGAACGACTTTCAAAGCAGGCGCTTGAAGCAGTCAAAGACCAGTGGACAGATGAAAAGCTGCTTGAGAAAGTCCCTATGTACGGAGAAGAATGGTATAAAGGTTTTGTACTGCAATGCTTAATATTACATCAGGCACATCACAGAGGACAAATGGAAGTATTAATGAGACAGGCAGGATTGAAGGTTACAGGAATTTACGGACCCGCTGAAGAAGAATGGTCACTGATGGGAATGGAACCGCAAAAGTAA
- a CDS encoding Bax inhibitor-1/YccA family protein, with protein sequence MSTSMPGAVVQTDVKSFLLRVYNWMAMGLAITGLTAFAVSSSDTLLQLIFGNPILFWGLFIVEFLMVLGLSAAINKIPSIVAIGLFFAYAFLNGVTLSFIFLLYTHASIYSTFLICAMMFASVSVLGYITKMDLSKMGSFLFMALIGLIIASVVNIFLANSTLYWIISYAGVLIFVGLTAYDTQKIKQMAYSMESGSETGKKAAVIGALQLYLDFINMFLFLLRILGNRR encoded by the coding sequence ATGAGTACTTCTATGCCGGGAGCAGTAGTGCAAACAGATGTAAAAAGTTTTTTGCTGAGAGTATATAACTGGATGGCAATGGGTCTGGCAATAACCGGCCTAACTGCCTTTGCAGTATCTTCATCCGATACTTTACTGCAGCTTATTTTTGGCAACCCAATTCTATTCTGGGGATTATTTATAGTGGAGTTTCTTATGGTTCTCGGGCTTTCAGCCGCGATAAATAAAATTCCGTCAATCGTTGCAATCGGATTATTTTTTGCCTACGCATTTTTGAACGGTGTAACGCTTTCGTTTATATTTTTACTTTATACACATGCGTCCATTTATTCTACGTTCTTAATATGCGCTATGATGTTTGCATCGGTAAGTGTTCTTGGCTACATTACAAAAATGGATCTTTCAAAGATGGGTTCATTTTTATTTATGGCTTTGATTGGATTAATAATCGCATCAGTCGTGAACATATTTCTGGCTAACTCAACACTGTACTGGATTATTAGCTATGCAGGTGTTTTAATTTTTGTAGGATTAACAGCTTACGATACTCAGAAAATAAAACAGATGGCATACAGCATGGAATCCGGCAGCGAAACAGGTAAAAAAGCAGCAGTTATCGGCGCGCTTCAGCTATATCTGGACTTTATCAATATGTTCTTATTTTTACTCAGAATCCTCGGAAACAGAAGATAA
- a CDS encoding PorV/PorQ family protein: MDSIKKILVVIIFCLCAQLTFAQGSGNKYAGEFLAIGVGGRPLGMGGAYVALVNDVTAGYWNPASLSRINYPQFSLMHDERFGNLINYDYGSVGIPFGKSASLGFSIIRMGVDDIADTRNALIDLNGNGILDPGERLDPDKITYFNSTDYAFFLTYSKKQSDKFSYGANLKIIRRNIAEASAWGLGFDVGLNYNPFGRFFLGANLQDLTTTYLSWSTGKKETISPTAKIGTAYSIDALGGVITPAVDFDVRFEGRKESANAYIGPVSFDMHSGIEYSFKNLISVRTGYNDLGNLTLGAGVKLPKLAIDYSFAKFDGTDQLGNTHRISLVFTLEEEKFQRK; this comes from the coding sequence ATGGATTCAATTAAAAAAATCTTAGTAGTTATTATATTTTGCCTGTGCGCACAACTCACCTTTGCTCAAGGCAGCGGTAACAAATACGCAGGAGAATTTCTGGCAATCGGTGTCGGCGGACGACCTCTCGGAATGGGCGGAGCATATGTTGCTCTGGTTAACGATGTCACTGCAGGATACTGGAATCCCGCATCACTCTCCAGAATTAATTACCCTCAGTTTTCTTTAATGCATGATGAAAGATTCGGCAACCTTATCAATTATGATTACGGTTCTGTAGGAATTCCATTCGGTAAATCCGCTTCATTGGGATTCAGCATTATCAGAATGGGAGTAGATGACATTGCAGATACACGTAACGCTTTGATTGATCTGAACGGCAACGGAATTCTTGACCCGGGTGAAAGATTAGACCCTGATAAAATTACTTATTTCAACTCAACTGACTACGCATTCTTCCTTACTTATTCAAAGAAACAATCAGATAAATTTTCATACGGCGCTAATTTAAAAATCATAAGAAGAAACATTGCTGAAGCATCTGCATGGGGCTTAGGATTTGATGTTGGTTTAAATTATAATCCGTTCGGAAGATTTTTCTTAGGCGCTAACTTACAGGACTTGACAACAACTTATCTTTCATGGTCAACAGGAAAGAAAGAAACAATTTCACCTACTGCAAAAATCGGAACTGCATATTCAATAGATGCTCTTGGCGGAGTAATAACTCCGGCTGTTGATTTTGATGTACGCTTTGAAGGAAGAAAAGAATCAGCAAATGCTTATATCGGACCTGTCAGTTTTGATATGCACTCAGGAATTGAATACTCATTCAAAAATCTTATCAGTGTAAGAACAGGCTATAACGATTTAGGTAATCTTACTTTAGGAGCAGGCGTTAAGCTTCCAAAGCTTGCTATTGATTATTCATTTGCAAAGTTCGACGGCACAGACCAGTTAGGTAACACACATAGAATTTCCCTGGTGTTCACTCTTGAAGAAGAAAAATTCCAAAGAAAATAA